A DNA window from Coleofasciculus sp. FACHB-T130 contains the following coding sequences:
- the atpE gene encoding ATP synthase F0 subunit C — protein MDPLVSAASVLAAALAIGLAAIGPGIGQGNAAGQAVEGIARQPEAEGKIRGTLLLTLAFMESLTIYGLVIALVLLFANPFA, from the coding sequence ATGGATCCATTGGTTTCTGCTGCTTCAGTTCTGGCTGCTGCTCTCGCAATTGGTTTAGCTGCAATTGGCCCTGGTATCGGTCAAGGAAATGCTGCTGGTCAAGCAGTCGAAGGTATTGCTCGTCAGCCAGAAGCAGAAGGTAAAATTCGCGGCACATTGCTGTTAACCCTGGCTTTCATGGAATCCCTTACCATTTATGGTCTGGTGATTGCCCTAGTGCTGTTGTTTGCTAACCCCTTCGCTTAA
- the atpB gene encoding F0F1 ATP synthase subunit A: MEMLSILSAFNSFPLAKLEVGHHLYWQVGNLKIHGQVFLTSWVVIGILLLASLAATRNIQRIPKGIQNFMEYALEFIRDLARNQLGEKEYRPWVPFIGTLFLFIFVSNWSGALVPWKLIHLPEGELAAPTNDINTTVALALLTSLAYFYAGFSKRGLGYFKKYIEPTPILLPIAILEDFTKPLSLSFRLFGNILADELVVAVLVLLVPLFIPLPVMALGLFTSAIQALVFATLAAAYIHEAMEGHGDEGHEEH, encoded by the coding sequence ATGGAAATGCTAAGTATTCTTTCCGCCTTTAATTCATTCCCTCTCGCCAAACTAGAAGTTGGTCATCACCTTTATTGGCAAGTGGGAAATCTTAAGATTCACGGGCAAGTTTTTCTAACTTCCTGGGTTGTTATTGGTATTCTTCTGCTTGCCTCGTTAGCTGCAACTCGGAATATTCAGAGAATTCCTAAAGGTATCCAAAACTTCATGGAATATGCTCTAGAATTCATTCGAGATCTGGCTAGAAACCAGCTTGGCGAGAAAGAATACCGTCCGTGGGTGCCATTTATTGGCACGCTGTTTCTGTTTATCTTTGTCTCAAACTGGTCTGGCGCATTAGTTCCCTGGAAGCTAATTCACCTTCCAGAAGGAGAACTAGCAGCTCCCACTAATGACATCAATACCACAGTGGCACTGGCATTGCTAACTTCTTTAGCGTATTTTTACGCAGGTTTTAGCAAGCGGGGTTTAGGGTACTTTAAAAAGTATATTGAGCCGACACCGATCCTATTACCCATTGCCATTTTAGAAGATTTCACAAAGCCCCTTTCCCTCAGCTTCCGTTTATTTGGCAACATTCTGGCGGATGAACTGGTAGTAGCAGTATTAGTGCTACTGGTTCCCCTGTTTATTCCTCTGCCAGTTATGGCGTTGGGGCTATTTACCAGTGCCATTCAAGCTTTAGTGTTTGCCACCTTAGCAGCTGCATACATTCATGAAGCGATGGAGGGGCATGGTGATGAAGGGCATGAGGAGCATTGA